AGTGCCCTGCGAGCgggtccccagcacagctctttgtCTGCGGGAGGAGAACCGTGATGGGGCCTCTCCCCTCGCCTGCCAGCTTCAGAGCTGGCCTGGCCTGGGCTCTCCTTAGCGTCAGCCTGGGGATGGATTTCAGTTTGCAGGAAAGCTTGCTGTTAAAATCCTTGGGTCTGAGCACCAAGCCCAGCCCCAAAATCCCCGTTCCTGTGCCGTCTGTGCTCTGGCGGATCTTCCAGAAGAGAAAGATGCCTCCTGCAAACACAGAGCTGGCGGATGGCTGTAGGGTGGAGGAATTTAATGTCCCGGGGAACATCATCCGTGTCCTCGCTGACCAAGGTACAGAACTGCTCTTGTTTGGGTCCTGCCTTTCGGAAACCTCTCTGTGCTCTGGGCTGGGAACGGCTGGGGGAGGACGGGCAGTGGGTTTCCCTGAGGGAAATCCCTGCTGTGGGAGCTCTGGTCCCTGAGGATGGTGTAGGTAATTGGTTATAGTCTGGAACTGAGGGGGTGAGGCTGTGTAAGGTTCTGTCCTGCGAGTCACCCAACGCAGTCGGAGGCGTGGGTTTGATCCTAGGTGGTTGGCTTGGCCCGTGGTGGGGCTCTGGGTGCAGCGATGAGAACTGGGGTCACACCTGCACCCCGGGTGGAGGCGGGATGGATGCTCAGCCATTTGGCTGTGTCCTgtccccccttctcctccttgtcCTCATGCCTCCGGCTGCCCATGCGGCACGTCTGGCCACTTCAGCCCGTGGCTTCTCTGAGCCATTCCCAGTTACATGGGAAGTGATCGGGGTCCTCCAGGCCTCGAGACACCACAGAGCTCTTGCGAGTTCAGGTTTCCAGTGGAGATCtagggctggctgcagcaggcagctttcCCACTCCCATCACTTTGCTGCTAtctgccctccttccccctgcatCCCAAACACCCAGCACCCACAAGAACCTCCCTGTCATGGGGGCGAGATATGTAGAGCTGAGGAAAAATGATGCCCCGAGGTGTCAAGTAGCTTCTAGAGGAGTCTTGGTGCCCTGCCTGCGAGGgtgtggaggcagcagggagggacagaGCCGTGCTGGTGTGGCTGTACCACCTTGGTGCTGTAGGCTCAgggccaggctgtgctgtggggccgAGAGCCCCCAGTGCTGCAGTTCTGCCATCCTGATCCAGCAGCTGCGGGTGTTtggctgcctgcctctgctcagACCCATCTTCCTCCTGCCGTGCCGCCAGGAGCTGAGATCGGAGCTGCGGGAGGCTGATCCTGCCCAGCGTAACGGAGCTCAGCCACCGCCACCTCTTATTTCTCCTTCTTTGTCAGGCCACTTCATTCACAGCGGGCAGCCCCAGCCGTTGCTGTGCCTGCAGAAGCGTCTGTACTTTAATCTCTCCGTGCTGGAGGAGGGCGAGCGCTTGACAATGGCTCAGCTGGAGATCAAATTCAGCCACAACTCCTACCACGCGTCCAGCCAGGGGCAGGTTTTTGAGCTGAGGCTCTACCAAGCCCCCCGGCTGCCTCTGCGGGGGACGCCATCCCCCGAGCCCGGCCGCACACTGCTGGTGGAGCAGTCCTTCGCCcggctgcacaagtctctgctCTTCAACCTGAGCGGGGTGGCGAGGGACTGGAGAACTCACAGCAGGAATCTGGGCCTGATCCTGGAGATCTCGGCGAGTGGCGGAGGCGGGGAAGCAGCcggggcgagcggggggccGCAGAGCCTCTGCGCCAGCATCGACTCCTTCCTGGATACCTCCCTCCTGGTGGTGagcctcagccagcagcagtgccgggcctccaggaggaggagaagcgcTTACAACATCCCCGTCACGCCGAGCAACCTCTGCAAGCCCAGGCGGCTTTACATCAGCTTCAGCGACGTCGGCTGGGAGAACTGGATCATCGCCCCGCAGGGCTACATGGCCAACTACTGCCTGGGTGAGTGCCCCTTCCCCCTGACGGCCGAGCTCAACAGCACCAACCACGCCATCCTGCAGACCATGGTGCACTCGCTGGACCCCGAGGGgactccccagccctgctgcgtcCCCGTCAGGCTGTCCCCGATCTCCATCCTCTATTACGACAACGACGACAACGTGGTGCTGAGGCACTACGAGGACATGGTGGTGGATGAGTGCGGCTGCCGGTAGCGGGAGCGGCTGCGTGGGTGCGCGCCGTGGGTGGGGGTCCCGGGTGAAACGTTGAATGGTTGATGGAATAAACCCACGTGCGTTAAATCCCCGCTGTGCTGGTGTTTAGGGAGTTTCCCTTGGGACGGGGAGTGTCAGagctccctcccctctgccctgcctcctTCAGGTGCAGCCAGGGGGGGAGGTCGGGCACAGAGGGATCGTTTTGGGGTTGTGCTTTAGTGACAGCTTGTGCTTGGCCCTGCACGCCACGCAGCCAGAGCCAGCAGATGGTTATGGGATGATGACCAAGGCCCTGGGTGTCCGGTTGTCCATTCTGTGCGGGCGATGGTGGCACCAGGTTGTGAATCCCGGCCCCCTCTTGTgcctggcagagcagccagggagGCACCCGCacggctcagcagcagccaggcttgtgctttttcagcttttgggCTAAATGCTGCAGCTTTTTGCGGTGTAAAATAGAAATGACCTAGTTGATGACGTGATGCTGGCGCGTCCCTGCTGCCCCGCAGCTGGGTTAGGCTGCAGGATTGTCAGGTTTGGGAGTGAGGGGGGCAGTGGTGCTGAGCGCCTGCAGGGTGCTGTGACGTGTTTTGGCTGAGGGCTGTGTGAAGCAGGGGCAGCCGCACTGCAAGGCgaaggggagcagggggaggcagTGGCATCCCGGTCCCTTGCAGGGTGTCTCAGCGGTTCCTTCAGCTCCTGGGCAAGGCGCTGAGAGCAGGAtccctgctggtggctgcagaaaagcagccagAGCCTGGTGGCacccggcagcagcagcagctttgcacaCCGCAGCAGTGTTACAGCCCTCATAATTCAGGCACCACGTTGATGTGCTTATGCAGTTTTGGGGTTccttttgtttagtttttattttggtgatTCTTCTGTTTGGCTTTTTAAGGACATCAggcccagcctgcagctgctggctgtggtcCCCAGTCCGTTGCAGTACTGTGGGTGTGCTCCTGAGGCTGTGTAACGCCGTTAACAAAGCCAGCAGCCCCGTATCGGGTGAGACCCAGCTTTGCACCGTCCCCTCTGAGCAACGGTGACCACTGAGGAGTTGCTGCTTTGCTTCCCCCTTTCCCTACGTGGGCTGTAAAGTCAGAGCAGCTGCATTGTAACGCCCGGGGCAGAGCTTTGGGGCTGTGCCCTGTGGCATTACACAGGCAGCGTGTGCTGAGGCAGCACCAACGCTTCCCCAGGGGCTTGCCTGGCACAcctgcagctttgctttgcattttattttattttttgggggggtggagTGGGGACACACAAGGAATCTGAGTTAgacttgaagttttttttttattttaatttttttaatatgagcCTGACGGTGTagcatggatttattttttttttttacttattcttTTTGGTACCTCCGTTGTATTGTCTTCAAGGTCCGATGAAGTATTACCAGGCTAAGCTGGGCCTTCTCCCTCCTGGGAAGCACTGAAGGTTTAACCACTGTTTCGTTAGCAGAGGAAACATCCTCCCGCCCTGTGACAGTGTTTTTGAACACACCTGAAACGCGTAGCTGAAGACCAAGACTGGAGTAGGTTGATATATTAGTACTGTAGCATGCTAACACTTTCTTGTCCAAGCACATTTCTCAActtccccagagctgagcagcaaGCACCAGGGTCAGCCCAGCCCCTGAGCCAGAGCTTCATGGATAGCAAGGTCAGGCACTTAAATGGTTTAAGGGGTTAAAGTGGGACTTCACTTGCTCTACTAAAGCAAGCAGGAACCATTTCTTCCCACTGTGAGATGGGCAGGATTCACGAAAAACTAAGTTTTTTGTATTTGTGCTAAGGAACAGAAGAGCTCAGCAGCCAGAGCCAGGCTGAGCATTGATGTAAGTCACTTGTAAGTGCCACGAGAAGGGGAAGCACAAGGTAGGAGACTTTCAGGCTGGACTTGTCACCTCCCGAACCAGCGCTTTGTCACTGCTGCAGTTCCCCTCCTGCACAGGGTTGTAATGTTTGCATTTGAGccagaggagggaagggaggtaGGAAACTTAGAGTTGTCACAGTTCATTTGCTTACCCATGTACGCTGTGCCCACACCACACTTTTGTACTagtctgtgtttaaaaaaaagtaataaacttGAAGTTTATACAATCAGACTAAGTTTTAATGAGTGTTGCATGGTTTCATCATTGAAAGTTAGGGGCCACCTTGAATGCAAGAGctgtttattaatattttattgatgacaaacaggtttaaaacaaactgaGACAAAATCAAAAAAGAGTAACACCGTGCTAGCACTGATGTCTGGATTTATAAAACTCAGAATAACtgctacaaaggaaaaaaacagcacaaagcagaggCAGGCATTCTCATCAGTGAAATAAATGgggtgaggggagaggagggggttACATTACTCAATGGATTGCATTGCACAGAGGGTTACAGCTTAAACCTATCTGAAAAGTCTATGCAACTACGCAGcctacagaaggaaaaaaaattaaaaagccctTCGgcaatgttaataaataaaacagtccATCTTACAAGGAAGGAAGGTGGCCTGTGTCTCCattctttcacattttagaaGTCTAAACGCTGGAGGCTTTTTATGAGAAAAGAATGGTTTTCGTTTCTGGAAAGTTTAGTTTATTTTGCAGTTCCCGAACTACGTTCGCTGCAGGACCGAACAAAAATTTTGAACACCTGTTCCATTTTATGTGCACACTACTCACGGTTTGTGGGTATGCTACACCAGGTCTGTACTGGGGGAGAGACACTCTTGAAAAACTACAGCAAATACAGGTTATGAAAGCGGGTCAACACTCTACAGAAAGGACAGTAATGAAAGGGCTTTCCCCCCCAGTTACAAAAAGTGGGTTTTACATCATTTAAGTACATTCATATGAGAGGTATTTTGAGTTCCCCCAAAAAAAGACTAGAAACACTTGGAGCCCTTTGAGTATAAAGCTAACTTAattcaaactttaaaaacatCTAGGTTAGTGAATCACACTCTACTGATCTTTGCCAATTAGGAGGTAGAGGTTAGTCTAATTTAGGGATCCAATAAAAATGGGTCTGTAGGAATTTCAATTCTCTGCGCTGTTTCTAAAAAGGTTTAGACACAAATAAAATGCTCCCAGTGTTCCCATATGACTTATTTAAGACATGGGTACAACTTAGAAATTGGATGGCTTCTCTTATgtgctgttttcagttttgactTCCAGCTATTTCTCAAGCCAGCACTGATGGCACAGCCGCGTGCGCTACCTGAAAAATAGGCTCCGGGTTTGTTTTTCAACACCTGAATCTTTCAGCTATATCTGCATTAATCACCGAAGAAGCCACACAAAAGCCTAACCCATTATCTCTAATTATACCCATCCATCAGAGGCCACCTTCCAACAACTGCCTGCTTTGTCCATTTTTCCAACCTGCTTCGGTAACTTTGTAGTCTTTACTTCAGAACCAATATAATCCCCAGTTTCCACTACTTCTTCCCCACATCTGAGGGAGCGAGTAAAGCAGGCCTGTTAGCATCTTTTCCTCCAGGGCCGAAGGGCACAGGAACCCATCCCCTTTCAAGCGCAAAGTTCATCTTACAGAAAGGCTTGTTTTTCACAGAGTAGAGTCCAGACAGTAGCCAATTAAAGCATACAGAAAACACTTTGAAACCCTCCTCCTGCTCGAGCGCGCAGGCTCCTTCCACTCTAACTGCTATCCAATGTAGGAAGAAGAGGCTGATTGCTGCAACTTTAAATCACACTGAAAGTTCTCAAGGTTGGTGCTCTAATTTAGTTTTAAACTTTTTGTAAGCTTCTCAGAACAAGGATCTCCCAGGTCCACCACTAAGATATTCAGAGACAAACTTCTAAAAATTCAGTGCTCCTTTGAAAGCATCTCTTTAAAACCACCTTGTCACGAAAGACCCGTTCAGAATGTGGGCGACACGATGACACTAGGATTTCAGAGCCAGTGTTGGACAACAAAACCTCCATCTCAGAGTTGAGCATCAGCTATGTTCCGCTGGATTTCTGCTTGGCTTGCTGTCACTTAGTCAGGAACTCTCTCAGATACTCTGCTTCTAAAATGTAAACAGTTACTGCTAAAATATAGTACCCCTTTAAAATGAGAACAACTCTGAGATGAGGGTTTTCCTCTCCCCGTCTGCTCTGAAAAGTAATGCCCTGCTCGCAAAGAGAAGTATGGAATGAAGTGAAACCTGCTTAAGGCCCTTCTCTCGAGCTTGGTTGACTGGGGGAGCAGGGACTCAGCTGACCACTCATTTCAGGGTGAGTTGCCTTCCCAGTGAGGCGCCAGCCAGTCCTTCGGTGCTCTCTCTCCTCTCCGGTCAGTCTCCTTGTCTCAGTGAGCTAGCAGTGGGCTCTCTCGCGCGcgctcctttctctctctctcctctccgTTGGTtggtttctttctcctgttgCTCTCACACAGTGGTGCTTCAGTTTTAGCAGTGGAAAACAGgtatccattttattttattttttttattacccaGAATAAAATGCTGATGAACTAAGCTCCACACAAGCTTAGCTCTTCTTCCTCAAcctgaaagcaagaaagcaaaacgACAGTTGCATGACAGATGCCGCAAGACAAACACTGCTTTCATCAGCATAAATCAGGGAGTAAGAAGCAGAGGAGTGAACCTCGAGTGCCTTACACTCTAATACTGTGACAGTCCCGTCACTCCGCCATGTTGATATGCGCGTTCACCCTGGTAAGTAGAGTCCTGTGACAGCGCCACGTCAATCTGAGATTTAAACTCATCACCAAGGTAACTGTCCTGAAAATGAGAGTGTTTGTTAAGCCTCTAACTCATCATCAAGCTCAAGTGCTCCCTTACACAGCAGGATATCTGGCAGCCAACATTAAAGGAAGTCTGAGATTTTTGGTGTTCGGTTTGCTTTTAAAGTTGACCCCGTTTTGCTGCAGAATTACTACAAAGAGCTTTGCAGTAGCAAGCTGTTGAACAAGCTAGCAGTTCAAAGTTAAGGCTCAAGCTGAAGTTGATACATGCAGCACTTCATTCCTCTGCCCAAATGTATTTAGGAAGTCCACTGAGTGGAGGGGTATGAAATGGTTTCAATGACTGactcactgaaaatattttagctcCCACTTACCTCAATTCTAGGAAACAAGGACATACGCACACACCACTGACATAAAACCCAGGAGAAAAGGCAGACTGTGCATCAAATTCTGCTTACCTGTGATAATTCTGGTTGGGAGAGCCCAGGCTGACTCATCTGTGATGGCTGACTCATGGAGATATACCCCTGAGTCAGTGGACCCTGGGAGAAAGGCTGGGACACCACATCTTGGCTCGCTTGACTATTTGGAAGGTTTGACTGACTAGTTCCAGGAATCCCAAAACGATTTTTCTGGCGCCCACCACGACCAGTCTTTCCTTTTGGCGCCCCACGTCCTGGAAAAGCATTTATTCCAACCAAGAGTGAGAAGTTTCACAGACACAAGTGTGTGAGAATTAACTGTTCTATAAAGTCTTGATGACTCACAAGAGGCAACACTTCATACGTACTCAATGTAGCAAGTGAGAAGAAATCAATACAACTGAGATTTAGTAATAAATCACATCACCTACTCTCACAGGAGAGACAGAAAACATTCTCCCACTTCACACCTAAAATGTGGCTTCTGCACCATGTCATCCTTGCCCCCTGTACCTGCAGCTGGTCCGTTAGCCTGGCCAAAGTATCCCGGTGGTGGCATTGGTGGCATCACGAGGTTGAAAGGGATAGGAATGTTCATAGCAGTGACGTGGCTGGGGCCGGCACTAATCATCCCGATCTGGTCGTGGGTTTGGAAGTACATGTTGGATGGGCgccctggggaagggaggaaaagccACAATGATATCAAACATCCTGAATGGGTTGATAGTGGCTCTTCCAACACTTCCACGTTTGAAGTAAGGTATCTTACATCAAGAACTAATTTATAAAGTCTGCAAGGGTGTTAATTTTGACAGCTTCTTTACCTTGACTGCTTCGGTCATAGACAGATCCTGGAATAATAGCTTCACGTGCATCATACATGGCAGTAGTCATGAAACGGGCACCCTGAAAGCATGACAGCAGTTAGACAAAGCTTTTGCACAGACAACTTCGCACTGCAACTTGTACAAGTTATTTTGAGTAAGAATTCAGTAGAAACTCCACAGTGTTTATCGAGTATATGTTATCTGAGGAAAGCTATTCCTAATACATGGAAAACATCCAACTTTTATTTCAACCACATGGTgacaactagaaaaaaatgactttacAGACAGcctatttaaaactgaaatattcaaTGAATTTTCAAGTCTATTTTGAGGTTCTGATAAAAGTTTTCCCTTGATCTATTTCTACCACTGTCTTTGTGATGGCTGACAAgcttcttttcccccttccccaaaacaacTGCTTATCTCATATTAAATAACTAAGATAATTCTCAGCTTTGCAGCACTGTACCTAAAAACTTTCAAGAACGCCTGCCTGATGAGCTTGCTATTACTAAACACAAGGCTTATTTGATGTTTCATGCACCTAAGAAGTTACCCCTACATGAAATTTTGCAGagaataaagacaaaaacaccaaaaaggCCTTTTCTACAACTGTTCAACTTCAACTGCACCTTACTTGGCCACAGTCCACtaacaacaaaaatggaaagattTGGGTGTGTGAGGGTATGCAGGTGACTGTTCATTCCATCCAAAATTCATCAATCAATCCCCAATTGCTTCATGCTGCAGATATCTGAGGGACAGGAGAGGTAAACTTACTGGGTTGATAGTATTGACGAGTTTTCGGGGCTTGCTGAACTGCATAAGGCTTTCCCGGAGGTTATTCAGTGGTCCCTCCACTAGAACTTTCTGCTCCTTGTAATAATTCAGCAGGTGATTCCAAAGTGGTTGTTTGGAGAGTGCTTTCGGGTTCCCAACAATAATTACTCCATATCTACAGAACAGCAGACAAGCACAGAAACTAAGATTAGCCATAACCTAAGATTAACCATGCCATAACCATATTGGAACAGCAGTAAATCAAGGCATCTTATAGAAGCCCACGATGGTAGCGTAGGAGACCCTGATGTAATCATTTTGTTTACAGAAGACGACTTCTGTAGTATGACAAAACACTTGAAAGGAGATTGCTGCAGCCAATTTCTCAATAATCACAGGCTTCCTTTTGCAGGCTTGCCAAACATGTCAAAGTGCTCAACCAACCACGTAACACTGCTCTGGAACTCTGCAGACACCAAGGAAGCCAACCAAGGCAGCATTGACTTTACCCAAACTATTCTCAGCActcaaattcattttaagtAAAGCAAAATAGTAAAAGTGGTTGCTGAGAAGGATAAAGAAGTAGTTGAAGGGAAGACTTCTGTCCTGCAGACAAAGGAGAAGAACATGCTCGTTTCTACAGACTACCAATACCAAATGGGAACCTGTTAAATTGAGAGTGCTCTAAAAGAATGGGAGAATCATCCACAGCTTCCTTAAAGCAGTTGGGGTGGGGAACGGGCCTGCCACCCACAAAACTCAGATCTTTTGTTAGCCTGTCTGGACCAATTTTGCAGATTTTATAATGTTACTTTACCTTGCTCTTGTTAGAGCCACATTAAGACGCCTGGGGTCATTCAGAAATCCTATTCCTTGGTGTTCGTTGGCCCTCACACAAGAAAGGATAATAAAgtccttctctcttccttggAAGGCATCCACACTCGCAATTTCTACTTcctgaaacagaggaaaacacgtaaatcacagaagcacagtGCCTAACAGTTGTACTACCAACAGGTATTACAAAATGTGTTGGCCGCACACTAACAGTTCCCATCGTTTGgggaaaaatgctattttcctcATGCTGATGATTTGGTAATTCCACTGGTCACTAAATAGTTTCCCTAAAAGAGAATAGACAGTCTTAAGTTTAGGGCAAATTACTTTTtatgtttgtatgttttatagGTTTACAGTTCTCATATTTCCCCCCAGCTGGCATTTGCACTACAGAAAGCATCCCTTTTCTAGGTATGTTGCCAGAATCTGCCTGTTCCAAAACCTTGTAGTAATACAGCTCCAGATTagcactgctgctcccagctaTTAAGAAACCTGAATAAGAGGGACAGATCATTCCTGGCAGGAACAGAAGTATTTCCACCGAGTTTTCCTTCAGTGAAAACACTGCCCAAATTCTCAATATTGCAAAACAGACTATATTAAACATACAACTGTCTTGTTTGTAGCAACAAGTTTTAGTGTTTGGTAGATGAGGCGCACTGATGGGAGGACATATTCCTAAGCAAATAAATAGTATGACCACCAGAATTTATGGAGCTTGG
This genomic interval from Aythya fuligula isolate bAytFul2 chromosome 26, bAytFul2.pri, whole genome shotgun sequence contains the following:
- the GDF1 gene encoding embryonic growth/differentiation factor 1 produces the protein MGPLPSPASFRAGLAWALLSVSLGMDFSLQESLLLKSLGLSTKPSPKIPVPVPSVLWRIFQKRKMPPANTELADGCRVEEFNVPGNIIRVLADQGHFIHSGQPQPLLCLQKRLYFNLSVLEEGERLTMAQLEIKFSHNSYHASSQGQVFELRLYQAPRLPLRGTPSPEPGRTLLVEQSFARLHKSLLFNLSGVARDWRTHSRNLGLILEISASGGGGEAAGASGGPQSLCASIDSFLDTSLLVVSLSQQQCRASRRRRSAYNIPVTPSNLCKPRRLYISFSDVGWENWIIAPQGYMANYCLGECPFPLTAELNSTNHAILQTMVHSLDPEGTPQPCCVPVRLSPISILYYDNDDNVVLRHYEDMVVDECGCR